In Rhodopirellula sp. P2, the DNA window TGCCAGTGATTGGTGTGCCGATTCAAAGTCGAGCCCTGCAGGGACTGGATTCGTTGCTTTCGATCGTTCAGATGCCGGGTGGAATCCCGGTGGCGACGATGTCGATCGGTGTTGCGGGAGCCAAGAACGCGGGGGTGATGGCCGCCCGCATTTTGGCGACCAACGACGATGGGCTGCGTGATCGTTTGGAAGCATTTGTGGCAAAGCAGCGTGACGATGTGATCGCATCGGCCGAGCTTCCATGAGCGACAGTCAAGCATCCAAAATCGATCCAGCATCTGGTTCCGAGCACGTCATCCTTCCCGGAGCCACGATCGGCATGGTTGGTGGCGGTCAGTTGGGGCGAATGTTCGCCATGGCCGCGGCTCGAATGGGATATCGGGTGGGCGTCTTCTGCGGCAGCAGCGATGAGCCGGCCGCCGAGGTGGCCGCGTTCACGGTTTGCGGGCCACTGTCAGATCATTCCGCGATCGAAGCATTCGCGAAACGATGCGATGTGATCACGTTGGAGTTTGAAAACATTCCCGCGGACACCATCGCGGTGTGCAGCAAGCACGCACCGACGTACCCGGATGCCTCGGTGTTGGCGATGGCACAGGACCGATGGATCGAGAAAACGACCCTGCGTGAAGCTGGGATTCCGGTCGCTGGGTTTGAGCCCGTGCATGACCGAGAATCCGCCATCGCTGCGGGGGAGTCGTTGGGATGGCCGATCATCGTCAAGACGTGCCGCAGCGGTTACGACGGCAAAGGTCAGCATCGTTTGAATTCACCCGGCGAGGCCGCGTTGGTCCAGTGGGAGGGAGCCGAAAGTGGTGACGATGGCCAGCCGCCGTGGGTCGCGGAGGCGTTGGTTCCGTTTGAACGAGAGGCCTCGGTGATCGTGGCGCGGACGCTCGATCAGCGAGTCCAGACGTTTCCGGTGTTTGAAAACGACCATCAGAACCACATCCTCGACGAGACCAAACTGCCCGCTGATGTTTCCCCGGAGATGCAATTGCAGGCACGGGAAATCGCGACGCGGGTGGCGGAGCACTTGGGATTGGTGGGATTGCTGTGTGTGGAATTGTTCGTGACTGCCGACGAATTGATCGTCAATGAAGTCGCGCCGAGGCCGCACAATTCGGGGCACGTGACGATCGAAGCCTGTGCGACCAGCCAGTTTGAGCAGCACGTGCGAGCGATCTGCGGGCTGCCGTTGGGGGACACCTCGATGGTGGTTCCTGCGGCCAGCATGTTGAATCTGCTGGGCGACATTTGGGAGGCCGCTGAGGCTCGCCAGACGCTACCAAACTGGGGGGCGTGTCTCGATACACCCGGTGTGGCGTTGCATCTGTATGGCAAGCACGCCGCGAGAGCTGGTCGGAAAATGGGGCATTTGTCTGCCGTTGGGAGCGATTTGGCGGACGTGTCGGAGCGTTTGCGGTTGGCTCGCGAGCGATTGCTGAGCGACCGCGGTTGAGAAATCTCGGCTGAGTCGGCTTGGGGGACGGCGAAACCGCCACTTTGGCCCGGAAATCGCGTCTTTTCCCCTGCGAAGTCATTGAGAACTCGATTGCAGCGGAGTGCTGCGGCGTTTCGCAACAGGTGTTGCAGAATGCTACACCCTACAATCGGAATTCTTAGCGGTCCAAGAGCTGTTTGAAGCGGTTTTTTCGTGGAAATTGCAGTTTCCAGAAATAGACTGAATGGTCCGCGCCTGGCTTTTCGCCGTCTCGTCCCGCGACTAATCGCTGAGAATCACGATGAACCTGCCACCTGACGCATCCCAGCATCTCTCCTCTGGTCCCCACTCCTTCTCTGAGTTGTCGATGAAGATCCTTTCCACTTTTGGCTGCAAGTTGTCAGCCCTTTTGACGTTGGCGGTCATGGCGACTGCGGTTTCGGCGGCGACAGCGTTCGCGACTGATACCCAGGCGGTTTCCTCCGAAGCGTCGATTCGCATCGTTTCCCACACCATGGACGATGGCGGTCAATCGATCGCCGCTTCGATCCAGCCCGGGGCGGAAGATTCCATGCTGCGTGCGGTTCGCCAGTCCGCTGGTGACCTGGTCATCGTGGTGGACACGTCCGCCAGCCAAGTGGGAGCGTATCGCGATGACGCGATGAAGGCTGTTCAAGCGGCTCTGGAGTCCGTGCATGATCGCGATGTCCGCGTGGCTTTGTTTGCGGCGGACGTGCAAGCGAACGAGCTGACCAGTGGA includes these proteins:
- a CDS encoding 5-(carboxyamino)imidazole ribonucleotide synthase, which codes for MSDSQASKIDPASGSEHVILPGATIGMVGGGQLGRMFAMAAARMGYRVGVFCGSSDEPAAEVAAFTVCGPLSDHSAIEAFAKRCDVITLEFENIPADTIAVCSKHAPTYPDASVLAMAQDRWIEKTTLREAGIPVAGFEPVHDRESAIAAGESLGWPIIVKTCRSGYDGKGQHRLNSPGEAALVQWEGAESGDDGQPPWVAEALVPFEREASVIVARTLDQRVQTFPVFENDHQNHILDETKLPADVSPEMQLQAREIATRVAEHLGLVGLLCVELFVTADELIVNEVAPRPHNSGHVTIEACATSQFEQHVRAICGLPLGDTSMVVPAASMLNLLGDIWEAAEARQTLPNWGACLDTPGVALHLYGKHAARAGRKMGHLSAVGSDLADVSERLRLARERLLSDRG